Proteins encoded within one genomic window of Bombina bombina isolate aBomBom1 chromosome 1, aBomBom1.pri, whole genome shotgun sequence:
- the LOC128645956 gene encoding UDP-N-acetylglucosamine transferase subunit ALG13 homolog isoform X4 yields MSNHQLELAQQLHRDGHLYYCTCRTLGDTLQTMDLSALKEFPPGHPENFAAFLDKVVGFK; encoded by the exons ATGTCCAATCACCAACTGGAACTAGCACAACAGCTTCATAGAGATGGGCATCTTTACTACTGCACATGCAG aacaCTAGGGGACACTTTACAAACGATGGATCTTTCAGCATTAAAAGAATTTCCTCCAGGGCACCCAGAGAATTTTGCTGCATTTTTAGATAAAGTTGTGGGATTtaaataa
- the LOC128645956 gene encoding UDP-N-acetylglucosamine transferase subunit ALG13 homolog isoform X3 — protein MHRDHAYGHLLVIKGTGAGSCLETLGDGKPLIVVINENLMSNHQLELAQQLHRDGHLYYCTCRTLGDTLQTMDLSALKEFPPGHPENFAAFLDKVVGFK, from the exons ATGCACAGAGACCATGCTTATGGTCACTtgttggtaattaaagggacag GAGCTGGAAGCTGCTTAGAAACCCTTGGAGATGGTAAACCTCTGATAGTTGTGATTAATGAAAACCTGATGTCCAATCACCAACTGGAACTAGCACAACAGCTTCATAGAGATGGGCATCTTTACTACTGCACATGCAG aacaCTAGGGGACACTTTACAAACGATGGATCTTTCAGCATTAAAAGAATTTCCTCCAGGGCACCCAGAGAATTTTGCTGCATTTTTAGATAAAGTTGTGGGATTtaaataa